The following coding sequences lie in one Sporichthyaceae bacterium genomic window:
- a CDS encoding FCD domain-containing protein: MTEPAALPVPKAAEVVAAQLRREIVLGTRAEGEMLPPEAEMTAELEVSRPTLRQALRILETERLVTVQRGRRGGTRVNRPSAKVAGRYLGNVLMFHATTLNDVHTARLMLEPAAVAELAVRPPSKDQLDSLRDLLAQTRNETDPAILCAVGGRFHTALVALAGSPALALFQELVQQLIDAHSARFENQRARNREPSRSGELLDAHEQVIVLIAAGDTTNAARCWREHLESIQRRLAATVDTATVLDLEI; encoded by the coding sequence GTGACCGAACCTGCGGCTCTTCCGGTACCCAAGGCGGCCGAGGTCGTCGCGGCGCAGCTGCGCCGGGAGATTGTGCTGGGTACCCGCGCCGAGGGCGAGATGCTGCCGCCCGAGGCCGAGATGACCGCCGAGCTCGAGGTGTCGCGCCCGACGCTGCGGCAGGCGCTGCGGATCCTGGAGACCGAGCGACTGGTCACCGTGCAGCGCGGGCGCCGCGGCGGCACTCGAGTCAACCGGCCATCGGCCAAGGTCGCCGGTCGCTACCTCGGCAACGTGCTGATGTTCCACGCCACAACGCTGAACGACGTCCACACCGCGCGGCTGATGCTGGAACCGGCCGCGGTCGCCGAGCTCGCGGTGCGCCCACCGAGCAAGGACCAGTTGGACAGCCTGCGCGACCTGCTCGCGCAGACCCGCAACGAGACCGACCCAGCGATCCTCTGCGCGGTCGGCGGCCGGTTCCACACCGCTCTGGTCGCACTGGCCGGCAGCCCGGCGTTGGCCCTGTTCCAGGAGCTGGTCCAGCAACTGATCGACGCGCACAGCGCCCGGTTCGAGAACCAGCGCGCCCGCAACCGGGAGCCGTCGCGATCCGGGGAACTCCTCGACGCGCACGAGCAGGTGATCGTGCTGATCGCGGCGGGCGACACGACCAACGCCGCCCGCTGCTGGCGCGAGCACCTGGAGTCGATCCAGCGTCGGCTGGCCGCCACCGTGGACACGGCCACCGTGCTCGACCTGGAGATCTGA